TCTCACTGAAGCGTGGATCTTCAGACCAGGACACAAAGTTGGTTGCCACCATGTAGTTGACACGTGTGAGGATCTGCAAGATTTCCAGTTGCTTGCCGGACTCATTGAGGACGTTACAAAGAGCTTGGACAAACCAAGAACCCTGGCCTGGATTCCTCCATGAGTAGTAACCTGAACGAGAAATTCACCACTGTAACAGTCAGCATCTGATGCACATAAAGTATATGGTagcaataataaacatatttaaaatgcGCTGTAATTTagtaaagaaaaacatatactTGCTGCTATGGTGAAGGTTTCTATCATAGGTAAGGAAGTTTTCTATtatgggaaagtcttcatgaaTTTACACTTTGTGGTTTGTCAGTAACCTGACAAGTTGCATTTTTGTTGGCTGGTGGCAGAACAACTATTTATAGCTGTAATTGATAACCGGTAACCTGTCTCATGGAAAttccacaacatgaaatgtaactataggtggataaaaagtacaatgtgttaaATTTGaacaatttaaaatgttatattttggCAAATCGCTGCGGTCTAAGGAGAATAAAACACCTAACAAAACAGCATgtgctgtcataggaaaataatcatcccCAACCCCAACGTAGAATGTATTCCTATAACAACAAGCCCTGTCATACCTTACTtactaaataaaacacaaagagtTCTTCCACTTTTTGGTAATTTTTTGAATGTCATTTAATGGACAATAACAGGCCTGCTATTAAGATCGCATGTTACCTGGAACAGTGGAGTATGCAAATAAGAAGTCTGCCTCCACTGGGATTTTGTGTCTGGGGCTCGCATCTGTTTCTACAGTGTCATGAGGTGTTCCTGAGTCAGTCTGTATACCGTCATCAAACTCTGAACCTCGACAGGCCTGTGAGAATAACTCATTAATATCCTCCACAAGTAAACAAGAAAGAGTTAGCAAGGTAAGTGACCATGCTGAGTAAACAAAATTgcgtatatacatatatcattTTATGAAGGTGTTCCTGTTCCTCTTCTCTTACCTGGATGAAGAAAAGCTTTGGTTTGCCCACAAGGCTCTTGCACATATCTCCTCTGAAAAGGGAGGTTATGTCCTTGATGGGCATGGCCCTGTCCGTTCCATATATCATGCCCTCCTCTCCATGGCTTAGCAAGATGCAGGCAAAGCAGGAGCTGTCGGTGTGATCTTCTTCTGAcactgatgcacacacacacacacacacacacacacacacacacacacacacacacacacacacacacacagaaaagacAGTGATAGAATAGTGATCATCTGCTATTCACAATGAAGGTTAGAGCCA
This is a stretch of genomic DNA from Ictalurus punctatus breed USDA103 chromosome 13, Coco_2.0, whole genome shotgun sequence. It encodes these proteins:
- the casp7 gene encoding caspase-7 isoform X1 yields the protein MAEETLGGKTEDSEEETYCSGDQTDAKPDRKARFLLFGSRKNKDEKLREQDSEQRYRIISPECQYKMNYQRVGKCIIINNKNFHQETGMNVRNGTDRDAGELLKCFKNLGFDVVIYNDQTCEKMQGILKNVSEEDHTDSSCFACILLSHGEEGMIYGTDRAMPIKDITSLFRGDMCKSLVGKPKLFFIQACRGSEFDDGIQTDSGTPHDTVETDASPRHKIPVEADFLFAYSTVPGYYSWRNPGQGSWFVQALCNVLNESGKQLEILQILTRVNYMVATNFVSWSEDPRFSEKKQIPCVVSMLTKELYFN
- the casp7 gene encoding caspase-7 isoform X2, with amino-acid sequence MAEETLGGKTEDSEEETYCSGDQTDAKPDRKARFLLFGRKNKDEKLREQDSEQRYRIISPECQYKMNYQRVGKCIIINNKNFHQETGMNVRNGTDRDAGELLKCFKNLGFDVVIYNDQTCEKMQGILKNVSEEDHTDSSCFACILLSHGEEGMIYGTDRAMPIKDITSLFRGDMCKSLVGKPKLFFIQACRGSEFDDGIQTDSGTPHDTVETDASPRHKIPVEADFLFAYSTVPGYYSWRNPGQGSWFVQALCNVLNESGKQLEILQILTRVNYMVATNFVSWSEDPRFSEKKQIPCVVSMLTKELYFN